The following coding sequences are from one Fibrobacterota bacterium window:
- the nrfD gene encoding polysulfide reductase NrfD, whose protein sequence is MIIHSDYDPTKRPVLVETEDFHEVTDIITLPAEAKPTATWVLLLLASLSLLSLMAGLIGYLFWEGTGVWGVNVPVAWGWAIVNFVWWIGIGHAGTLISAILFLFRQRWRTAINRFSEAMTIFAVMCAGIFPAIHVGRIWVIYYVFPIPNQMAVWPNFRSPLLWDVFAVSTYFTVSVLFWYMGLIPDLATFRDRATTKVRKFVLAVFALGWRGSARHWQNYERAYLILAAISTPLVLSVHSIVSFDFAASKVPGWHTTIFPPYFVAGAVFSGFALVETLLIVARQVFGLKKVVRMHHLENMNKFMLLTGSLVGYAYFMELFIAWYSGSIYERFAFYTRALGEYGWAYFIMMSCNVITPQFFWFKKIRTNIPIMFVMTIFMNIGMWFERFVIVISLHADFLPSSWGYYRPTWVDIWTYVGTFGLFGTFFLLFLKYLPQLAIAEVKGVMPVASPHYGEHHDTPPAAMGTAGAKARGH, encoded by the coding sequence ATGATCATCCACAGCGATTACGATCCGACAAAACGGCCGGTACTGGTCGAGACCGAGGACTTCCACGAAGTCACGGATATCATCACCTTGCCGGCCGAAGCCAAACCCACCGCGACTTGGGTTTTGCTGTTGCTCGCCAGCCTGTCCCTGCTTTCCCTCATGGCCGGCCTTATCGGCTACCTGTTCTGGGAAGGAACCGGCGTCTGGGGCGTCAACGTCCCGGTGGCTTGGGGCTGGGCCATCGTCAATTTCGTGTGGTGGATCGGTATCGGCCACGCGGGGACCCTTATCTCCGCCATCTTGTTCCTGTTCCGCCAACGCTGGCGCACCGCCATCAACCGCTTCTCCGAAGCCATGACCATCTTCGCGGTGATGTGCGCCGGCATCTTCCCGGCCATCCACGTCGGGCGTATCTGGGTCATCTATTACGTGTTCCCGATCCCGAACCAGATGGCGGTCTGGCCCAACTTCCGCAGCCCTCTGCTGTGGGACGTCTTCGCGGTCTCGACCTACTTCACGGTCTCGGTCCTGTTCTGGTACATGGGCCTCATCCCGGATCTGGCGACCTTCCGCGACCGCGCCACCACCAAGGTGCGCAAGTTCGTGCTGGCCGTGTTCGCCCTCGGCTGGCGCGGTTCGGCGCGCCACTGGCAGAACTACGAACGCGCCTACCTCATCCTGGCCGCCATCTCGACCCCTCTGGTGCTCTCGGTGCACTCCATCGTCTCCTTCGACTTCGCCGCCTCCAAGGTGCCGGGCTGGCATACCACTATCTTCCCGCCCTACTTCGTCGCCGGCGCCGTCTTCAGCGGCTTCGCCCTGGTGGAAACCTTGCTCATCGTCGCCCGCCAGGTCTTCGGCCTGAAGAAGGTGGTCCGCATGCACCATCTGGAGAACATGAACAAGTTCATGCTCCTGACCGGTTCCTTGGTCGGATACGCCTACTTCATGGAGCTCTTCATCGCCTGGTACTCGGGCAGCATCTACGAACGCTTCGCCTTCTATACGCGCGCCCTTGGCGAATATGGTTGGGCCTATTTCATCATGATGTCCTGCAACGTGATCACCCCGCAGTTCTTCTGGTTCAAGAAGATCCGCACCAATATCCCCATCATGTTCGTCATGACCATCTTCATGAACATCGGCATGTGGTTCGAGCGCTTCGTCATCGTGATCTCCCTGCATGCCGACTTCCTGCCTTCGTCCTGGGGCTACTATCGCCCGACCTGGGTCGACATCTGGACCTACGTGGGCACCTTCGGCCTGTTCGGCACCTTCTTCCTTTTGTTCCTGAAGTACTTGCCCCAGCTGGCCATCGCCGAGGTGAAGGGCGTCATGCCCGTGGCCAGCCCGCATTACGGCGAGCATCATGATACGCCGCCTGCGGCCATGGGCACCGCGGGCGCGAAAGCCAGAGGACACTGA